In Poecile atricapillus isolate bPoeAtr1 chromosome 1, bPoeAtr1.hap1, whole genome shotgun sequence, the sequence TCAAAGAATATGCCTCCAATCCCTCTTCGCTCGCCACGGTGCTTGATATAGAAGTAGTCATCACACCTAAAAGAAGGATCAGATGATTACTAATACGGTCCAGAGTTTTCAAAAGACACAAACAGAACTCCAAAGAGCTACATGCTGCAGGACAGAACTAGTGAAACACTGACCACAAGTCAgtttctgcagggctgggtgccCCACTGTTTCCCTGACTGCCCAGAGCCAGGATGGTGCAGCATCACCTGGAAAGCACTCCCATGTCACCAGCAGTAAAAGCTCTGGTTAAAAGGTCTCTGTAATGCCACAAAGTCGCTGAACACCACTGCAGATGTGTCCACATGGATTGATCCAATCCGTATCCTCTACCTATTCAGAACAGCCACATCTGATTTCAAAACTTTCAAAACTAAGGGCTCTTGATAGATTCCATTCCCAGCATTATATGTAGTTCCCAAATTATTTGGACAGCTTTCATATGAACTCAAACCTGGAAGAGAAATTACTCTCTCTGCTATTCaaataaaagaattttcttCATCAAACAAAAGTAATCTAAGGCCCCAAGACCAGATAAGAAAGCAACTATCACCACACCCTTCCTTGGAGAAAGGCTTTTAATAGTTAAAAGCTTGGAAAATTGAGTCATTATAGCAGTGGCTTTTCATGAGTCATTAAGTTTATAAATTAGTAAGGGCAGCTTATCCTAAAAGCAATTAACCTATTTTGTATTTATGGGGAGTATTTAGTTGTGAAATTACTGTAACTTAAATGACTTAGCCCTATCTTTCTTATAGTGCCTTGTCTGGACATGCAAGTCTTCAAATGGAGCAGAAAGCAAAGAGAAGTAGGAAGCAGACACCATCAACATAAAGAAAACCTGGCCCTCCTTTAGGACTAATTTTCCATACAGGACCAGTTTTCCATATATCCACAGTCGTTCTCAAGCATTATATATGGCATGGCCATAAGAAGAGAGACATGGAGATGTAACAGATAACCTACACTATTTTTTAATTCACTGGGACAATcagtggtttttattttatgataGCAGGAAGAGTTAGGAAAAAACGCCGAGTCAGAAACATAAAAGGGAATAAGCCTGACAAAAATCTTAAACCTAGATCAGGTAGACAATGTGGTAAATGTAGTAACATTTATCTTTAGGAAAGTGGCAAGAAGTGTCCTACCCCCTGCAGCTGGCACTGATAACCTACTTAGGTTGCAAAGAATATGACCATTAAGGCAAATTCTCTAAACTACCACGCAAAAAATCCTCAGACAGCAAGACTGTAATCTCAAAGCTCTAAGATGTGTCTGTCTACAAAGTTCTTGCCACCCAAACTGTAACACCCACTTTATCTCCTGTCCTCAGACAAGACCTAATAGCTTACAAAAGGGTACCCCCACCTTCCTGCTTACACAACTTGTGGCAGATAGCATTATCAAACACAGAGCAGCGAGTTCCCACTTAAGCGTGGAAGATCCCATCACTTGTATCTCTCAGCTCAGGAAGAACATTCAAAGTTTGCATCTTAGAAAATGTGCTATTGAACTCCCAGTAAATGTGTCaccagaggaaaaaatgcaCCTTCATCAAATTATGAAGCTTCTACATTAAGGACAAGGTCCTTTACTTACCtagaaattgggggaaaaaaaataaaaaggccaCAAAGGCCTTTTCTgaaggcagaaaaacaaaagtggGATTTTCAGAACTGCTATGATGGCCCTAGAGCTCACACTGAATCATGCACATTTACCACAAGTTCACTGTAAACAGAATTTGTGCAAGTCCATGGGGCAGAAGTCTTGTCCCAGTTTAACACCAGAGGCTAAAAGGAATTTTAAGTTGCCTAGTGCAACAAAATCTTGACAAGTATGCTTGGTTTTTCCTTGGGCTATAGACTTATGATCCTAGTTGTCAGCTCTCTGATTTTTGAAAAATCCAGGATTCTGTAAATAAGGTATTTCTTTAGACAACCTTTTGTCCCAGTACACAACTGATTTTCATTAGGCTTTCTGATACTTTTCAAAAGGCAGCAGAACCTAGAGTTCCTCACATACACTTAACTGCCAACATCctgtgctgctttctgctccCCCCCAAGTACCCCTTCCCCCACACACCATTTCTTGTACTTGGGATACAACTTCAGATCGTGCTTGTCACAGGCTTCTTTCAGAGTCTTGTGAAAATGAACAGCGTCCTCTTCATTCAAGTAAGTTGGAGTGAGGTCAGTCCCACCACCAAACCACCACTGTTTAGTTCCTATagcagaggaaaacagcaacatttttcttttaaacttctGAACAGCAACTTCTTGTTAGCAGTTCACCAAGAACTAACAACTACTTTTacaatacaaaacaaaataatttttcagtggTGTCCCTAAACTTCAGTAGTGAAAGATTTGACTACAAGGTAGGATGACGATCAGTGACTTCAGGAAAAGATGAAACAAACTTCAACATAGTGAAAACCATTTTGGACCACTGACTCTAAGACAGCAGTTTCACAAGATGGGCTGGTGTCTCTTGACATAGCTGGGATCAAACTCGTACTGGTTCTTGATCTCTTACCTCAGCTAGGTATTCACACTTGCTTTGGGCAGTCAAACATTTCCTACATTCCTCACTGGATTATGATCCTTACCATCTGCTTCTTCAATTTCAAAGTATCTGTAGTTGAAGTGCATGGTTGGAACATGAGGATTCTTTGGATGGATAACAGAGCTCACACCCATGGCGCAAAAAGGCAGCTTCCCTAGATAAAaagaagcacagagaaagcccTTCACTTCTTcaacaaatataattttgtcACTATTTAAGGAACATCACTATTTTCCCTTAGGCTGCAAGCCACAACAGGAAAATGTCTCTTGCTGGGTTCACCATAATTATTAATCAGTGGACAAGTTACTTCTCATCCATACACTTCTGTGCACCTAGCTCAACTCTTTCTTTGGTATTTGTTCTAAAATGTGAGGACACTTTGAAGAACCCACTAGATGAAGACCACTCAAAACATAAGGCACTGCTAAGGCTTTCTACCACCCCCAATCCTCACAATTACCCTTTGCTACACAAACGTGCATTGAGTCTTCTTTAACCTTCAGGTGTTGTTGGTTTTCTCCCTCCACCTCTTTGGTACACAATTCCTGCACTGTTTCACTGTTGTGCTACAGTGTCATTATTGAGAAGCCACCTGTGCCTACAATACATTCCTTATAGCAACAAGACAGAGGGAGAAGCACTCCCGTACCTGGCTTTCTACGGATATATAAGTCCACCTGTCAGGCTTGCTGATTAGAAATTACTTTGATACAAATTAAAACCTTTGAGCTGTAATCAGTCTGGCCTTCCTCATGTTCTGCTCAAAGGCCAAGTTGCTTTCAGAGTACCTGCACGGGAATACTCAGGTGAACAGGTCCCGGTTCCCTATCCCAATGCGCGCTAGACGCCTTACCGTCCTTGGCCTTCAGAGACTTCCCCCTGCTCCGCATCTGCCGCGCTGCCTCCTCGGACAGGAGCCCGGACACGACGGACACATTCACACCCGCCTTCTCGAAGACCTCGCCATCCTGCAGCACGCAGCTGATACCGCCTCCGCCTGCCAACGCCAGGCTCCGGGTCAGGGTCACCGAGGGATGACCGAGCCCAGGGTGCCGGTGTCCGCGGTCTCCCCCGCGGCTCCCCCGtaccttccttcctttcccagctgtCAACGGAGAAGGAGGCGCCGGGGTCCAGGGCGGCCAGGGCACGACACACCTCCGCCTGCGTCTCCATGATGAGCAGCTCCATGCGGCTCCGcagctcccgccgccgccgccgcagctCCCGCAGCCCGCTCACCGGCGGCGCCATGAACCGCTGCCgcagctccttctcctcctcgtcctcccgGGCCGCCGCCAACGCGGCTTGCCGCCGCCACAGCCCCAGCGCCAGCCCCAGCCCGCCCAAAGCCCCCGCGGCCGCCAGCGCGGCCCGCCGCGCCCCCCGGCCCGCCGGCCCCGGCGGCGCGGAGCCCAGCGGCCGGGCAAAGGCGAGGGCGGGCGGGCCGCGGGCGGCCCCGCGGAACAGGcgcgctgctgccgccgccatGACCGGCACCGGCGCCGCAGtgccagcggggccgggccgggctggggcggggcgggggccgcGCCGGGTGTGAACGTGTGTCTGCGCCCGGAATCGGGGGAAAGCGCCTCTGACATCATCCTGTCCGGCCTGTCACCTGTCACCGCGTTGTCAGCTAGATCACTGGCACTTCCAGtctttaaacacctccagggacaatgactccaccacttccctgggcgGTCCAACCCAATAtctaatcaccctttctgtgaagaaattcttctgaaGTCTACCTAAACCTTCCTTGGCACGGCTTAACGATGTGTCTTCTCATTATGTCGCTGGTTGCCCAGAAGACAGTGgtccccacctggctacaagCTCCTGTtaggtagttgtagagagtgataaggtcgccccgagcctccttttcttcaggcttaatagccccagctccctcagccggTCCTCGTAccacttgtgctccagacccttcatcaGCTCCATTGTTCTTCCTTGGGCCTCCTtggacctgctccagcacctcaacgGCCTTCTTGAACTGAGGAGCCCTGAACTGGACACAGTATTTCAGATGttgcctcaccagtgctgagcacagaggaAATCTTCCCTAGTGATTTTCTATTTCTGAAACAGGCCAGAATGCCACTGGCACACAGCTGTCTCATACATGTCTGTACAAGAAATCCCATCCATACTGGGTGCTGTGAGAGAGTGCAAGCATCCCATAACCCTCCCATCTGGATCTGGGCTACCCATGTTGGTACTGTGACAGGGAGAGGCATCGATGGATGCAGCACTCAGCTGCCACACCTTGCCTGGTGGAGCTTTGGGAGAGGGGGCTGTGCTGTCCTTGTGCCTGTAAAACATCTCTGCATACTGCTTACACATAACTGGTATTGTTGATGCAACTATGTGAGGCTGCAGAGTCATTTTGTGAGTAATGGCTTGTACAGGGCCAGGCATTGCTGGAATAGGGATAAAGTTGTATTTTACTGAACTGTTCTGTGAACCATGTGGAATTGCTCTTCTGTGTATGGTATTTCTGGTTTTCTACTCATAGTAATGAGTTTTTAGAACCTGAATAGTTTGTGGAACCACCAGTTTAGTGCAATAGGAATATTTCCCATGGATCTTGGAGGGCACATGCTTATACATCCTTGTTCTTTCTAAAGTTGAAGCACATTTCCTTTCCTAATATAATGAAGAAACTAGAGATGTGTGTGCAGTGAAAGGGCTTTGATCTCTGCAATTACTGAGATGTGGTGGGATAACTTGCATGACTGCAGTGTTGTCATGAAGGGCTGTACCCTGTTTATGAGAGACAGACCAGCAAGGTGTGGGGTGGAGTTGCCCTCTCTGTGAGACTCACTTGGAATGTATCGATCTCTGCCTTTGGGTAGACAACAAGCACATCAAGAGCTCAAGGATTAGGAATAAAGGGCAGACTAATAGGGGTAACACTGTTGTGGGTGTTTGCTACAGGCCACCGGAGCAGGAGAAAGTGGATGAGGCCACTACAGCCAGCTTGAAGCAGCTTCAGTCACAGGCCCCAATTCTGGTGGGGGACTTTTAACTACCCTGACACCCGCTGGACAAACAAGAGGTGACAAAAGTGATGAAGGGACTGGAGTATCTCCTATGAGCTGggtctgttcagccttgagatgactgagaggggacctcatcagtGTCTATGAGTAACTGAAGGGAGGGTACCAGGCTGTATTTGGTGGTGCCAAGCAATGTAACAAGAAGGCATTGAGTAGAGACTGATGCACAAGAAGTTTTCCCTGAacaggaagaacttctttactgtgacCAAGCATTGAAACAGGATGCCCAGAGAGAATGTGGAGTCTCCCTCCCTGGAGAACCATCTGAACGCAATCCTTTGCCAACTCTGGATCACCCTGTTGaacagggaggttggaccagatgatccattgcggtcccttccaacctacccagcctgtgattctgtgaaaataagATTTCAGAATAACAAAGAGAAGGTCTGTGTAGAGACAGATGTTGAAAGGTACTGCATAGCATGAAAAGCCCTACAAAGATTGCACTTTAGTATGGGACTGTTCCTTGGAAACAGAAATCTGGTATTTCTGAACTGATTTGCACTTGTAGTACCCAAGCATAGATCAATTTCGAGGGTGGCTTTGTGGAAAGTGTGGAGATTAATTACTGTTATGGATCTGGGCTTCCTTATCTGCCTCTTTTTACTGCAGGgtatttggggggggggggggaagtgTCTGTCTGTATAAAGTTATGCTTGCTCGGAGGCATTCCATGTTCTCATTTCTGATCTGGTTCTGGTCTTTGGCAGCAGAGGATGCTGTGAAGCTGCTGAAACTCTGCACGAGGAACTGAAGATCTCTGAGCTTGTCTCTCTTCTGAGCTCAGCTCTCTTCTGCCATCAGCTGGAGAACATGATCCCTGACGAGCAAAGAAACCCAACCCCGTGGAGGTGGGAGTGAAGGAGGGAGTGTATTAAGAGAGGTCTGTCGCTTGTAAATAGCTTGAAAGTGCCTAATGCACACTGTTTATCATGAAAACGTTTAGATACATCCAGTAGATACAATTCAAGAAGAAACTGAGCTatcactgccagccctggatAAAGAACTGTGGAAAGGGCTGCTTAGAGCACACAAACCCCCTAAGATGGTAGTGCCCTTCCAAGCCGTTTACTGTAGTAAAGCTCTGCTCTTtcagtaggtttttttttagacaCTATTAAAAACTAATAAATGTCGGGGCCAAGTAATGTAAAACACGTTCCTGCTGATTTAAtgttgttgttggggtttttttctgtactaGGTTTAATGCAATCTTTGATTGATAACATCTGGTAATTCAGCTGTAtgggacctctggaggtctcTAGTCCACCCCCAGGGGCTCACCATTCCCAGGCTGGATGAGGTTGTGCAAGGCCCTTCTCATCCAGCTGCAGTTAGAAAAAACCTCTTTCCTCATTTTGCCTGGGCTCCTACCTCAGCACTCCACCACCCCCACCAGGAAGAATCTGGTGAGAATTTCCTTTGCTGCACCCACATTGCCAGGTCAATGTCTTGCTCTTTAGAAGCATGACTGCTTTACACACTGGAATTGCTCATGGATGGAGAAGCCTGGTCAGGCTTCCACTCTGTTGGTGGTGAGAAGTGACAGAGTGTAAAACACTCActctgttcctgtgctgaatcTTGTCACGTTTGCTCCTCGTGAGGACTTCCTCTCTGGCAGCACGTTAAGGTTGAAACGTCAGCCAAGTACTGATGTGTGGGAGATGCTCAGCAGTGATATGAGGCAAGAAAATGACAGCTCACATTTTGATCTGCTTTTGCAGTGCACAGTGGTGGTGTGTAGGGTGGGCCTTTCTATGGAAATACtaatggaagaggaaaaagggtcTCAGAGTTTAGCTTAGGACCAAGAGGAAAGTCTGGAATTTGTCTTGCATTTACCTGAACAAGAATTGAATCTGAGGAAATGTATCTTGTGCTTTCATCTTGGTTTAGAAGACAAACAAAGGTGtttgctagggagggcaggagcctcccttggaatgaaaatgtaaaccccctcctgtgggaaacagtaaaGGTAAGACTTTTAGCAGCCATGAAAATGggcttcagaaaataaaaagcagacagCTTAGAACTagctgcagctgcaaggccTGAAAGTGAAGAAGATACAATAATACAATATGCAAGGACATGAAACAATAGTTGAGTCTTTAGGCTTGGCCAAGATCTTaagactgcagaaaaatatgcttACCAAGATAGTAGAAAGTTTTAAGCTCAGTAACAGGGTATTGTGTATTGTTAGTAGAAAGCAAACCAAGCATTGTTTGAAGAGGGTGTACATGTGTTTCTAGTGATTGGATAGAACAATTATCTGTAAGCTTTGGCAATATGCTATTGGctgaaaaatttataaaatgttcTGTAACAAAGAGATTTTGAGCTGCCTGTGGTAGATGTGAGCTTGTGCCATCTCCTGTATCTGTAAGTGAGACTGATGCCGAAACAAAAGCTGTGTCACCCGGCAGTTCCCTCCCGTTTGTGAAAAATTAACTTCCAACACCCTCCCTCTGAATaactataattttgaaatcaaggggctctcaggcatAGACCTGGGGATagaaataacagttctttactactATGgataacaaggcaaacaaacaacaataactataGCGttagcaacaaaacagaaccaggggccccgtgacagctttctcggctgagacgggaagggatggaggagaggctttgcttcacaaacccctcgggcagtcagtcccggtgctcctgcagggctctgaggaacactcagctggaacagcagggatgagctgagatctcgggccggtggctgaggtggatcagcagctccgtggcggtgcctggcactgccacacgtcccggcagaacagggggtgcgaggccaccaacgaaaAAGAACCAGCAGCGGCAGCTCCGTCTGGGTTATGgcgaattcccttctcccagcagcaacagctccgACAGAGAGTATCTTGCTCTCCAGCCCAAGAAACCAGCCACCCCCAGCTGCCGCCGccctctttttcctgctccccttcccctgggcccagcccaaCTCTTTACGCTTCTCAAGCACCCGCTAAGTAGCAGCAGTCAGATTTCCTTGCtaataatggggaaaaattccacagctgagaaggaacaaaaggaaggacacctaacccccaacagctttCTTAGAGAGCTAGGTGAAATTCCAAAGTCTTGATCTCTTAAAGTCTGACGGAAAATATGCATGGTGAAATTACtttgaatattttgtttcttagtGTGTCGTCCATTTTCATACCTGTATGTGTTTTGTTGCGAGGGTCTTGTGGTGGGTTTTGTTCTCAGTGACAGCAGAGCCATTTAGATTTGCTTTGTAGCCAAAACCTCTAGTGGTGCAAGTGAGTGTGATTCTAGAGAAGGTTGTAGGGCTACAGTGATTTAAAGATTTGAAGACTTCTATCCACAGTATTATGTAAGGTGACctcttatgaaaaaaaaaaaattaattttatttattttttgttgtttttccctaTACTTTGAAAAGGGCTCTGAagcttctctgctgctgcttgcatttAGGCGTCATCTaccttggttttattttcctttctaatgAGAATTTAAGGACAAAAATGATACTAACAAAACAACGAGAGACACTGCGTGTTCTAAGGTAGCAAAGCATGATCAGATCTCATTCAGACTGAACACACATGCTTTCACTGAGGCTGTttgatgcttttatttttaactaaattaaaaattttaacttaattttaaCTAAATTAATGCACTTGCATTTCTTGCcagaaaataggaagaaaaagaagcgTTGAGAACAGAAAAATTCCCCATCAAGTTGGCATTTCTGTTACTTCTGAAATTAAAAGAGCCATTTTCATCCAGTTTATCACACAAAGCATTGATTGTGACTTCAGAAAGATTTTTAGGGCTTGCAGTTAGACAAGTACTCATGTTTAACAGAGGTCATCTCAAAGGTTTTGCATGATAGTACAAGCTGAATTAAGTTATTATCTCAATATGATAACAGTGAGAGAGAAGTGAAAGCTTTGGTGACTGAGCTGAAACAGTAGGCGATGTGAAGGTTATAAGGgaaagatgaaaacatttctttctgcaTCTGTCATCTCAATAATTTGTCTGGATGGCAGATTCATAGGAAtcctccttttatttctttgcttttttaaatgCAGGATTGATTCTCCCAGATGtatgaaggaaggaaaggataACTACAGAacaagaagctgctggaatTCTTTCAGGCTACCTCCTGGAAGTGGAGTTGTGCAGTGCTTTAGGAAAACCTTTCTTCCACTATTGATTGACCACCTTTACATAATTAAtaaaagagaagtaaaaaagtgaaatatagAGGTTTGCCCTAACAGTTGGGCCCCAAATATGCTTGTGTGCAGCCTCCCCTGGAAATGTGCCAGCACTCCAGGTCAGGTACTTCATCTTCCCTGTGATGAGATCCATTGTTTTCCCACTTCCTCTGTGCCGTTCTTGAGCTCTGCCTTCAGATTTGCTGTCACATAGCACCATCTTCATAAAACATCAGGAATTTTCCCCAACCATAGCTATTGCATATATGACTGCATCCAGGAAAAGCCAAAGCATGACTTCTCTCACAGGTTTCCAAGGAAAGGGAAACAATGAACAGAAGTGATCTGTTGTCAAGAAGTCTTTTCTTGTACTGAGATCCAGGTCAAACATTACTCCACTGCCCTAGtgtcactattttttttttcagcctctGTAGCTGTTTATACACACTAAATGTAATGTTTACTGTTATGAAAATCCATCCAGAAGCCAAAATACATACCCTTCTGTCCTCCCTGGAATAATAGGTACATTTTTTATGGTTAAGCTAAAGGACTGTCTGAGTTAACTCACAAATCTCACAAAGAGACTTGTGTCTGCAGCTAGTTCTGAGTAACATACATGCATTGTGGTAGTATAATTGAAACTTCTTTACTGGGCAGCTCAGGATTATCAGGAAGACTAGAGGCAGGGAAGGGTTTGATGCATATGTTAAGAATCAGCAGGGGGTAGGACAGAAAAGcaatttccatgggaaaagTCGCTGTGCTCACACTTGCTGATGAGGAAAGTGACCAATGTTAAGAATTGtggacagcccacaggaggCTTCTGTGGTGATTTTCAAGCTGGCAGTTTGGGACTCATGATAGTCCCTGGCTCAAGCATTTTTAACCTGGTTTGGTGGGACTCAGTTACCATCTGAAAGAACTGTAGGCTTAATGGACCATCTTTGTCTGACACTTTCATTGTACTGCAGGGATAAGGTCAGGAATTCTATGAAAAGGAAGATTCACTGTTTTTCCTGCATTGCCTCCAGAAAACTAATGATAAAGCCTGCTTAGTCCATTATTTGCTGTCAAGTAAGAGCTAACTCTTTCCTCATGCTGTTAGTTCATAGAAGTTATAACTACAGGTTTTGCCAAGGCCATTATTCAATTACCAGATGTAACTATCTGACCTGACTAAAAGCAAGCCAAATGCAAAAGCAAGATGCCAGGGAAGTAGAAGAATACTTCAGCCAGATACATTTCCAGACTATATGTGTTTTCACTTTAGGATTTCCTGAACCTGGTGTGATTGATCTCGTTAGTGACTGTCAACAGGTCTCTCTTCTTATTCAGTCTCTCTTGAGAATTTTCTGGAGCTAAAAAATTCTCAGGCAAGCAGCATTGTAGGGCTTGCCTAGAACACAGCTTATTTTAGCATCATTGATGGTTCCTTATTCTTGAATATCTGAAGAGACAGTGAGGAGTTTTTCCTATCTATGCCATCAGGCCTGTCTCTGCACCAGAGTGGAGAATCATAACCCTTTAACTCCTTGTATGGTGATCACTATCCCCTCATGCAAAGGATGTGGCAGGAACACATGGCTTACCCACGAAAATGATGTGTTTCTCAGCCTGAAACTTCACCAGCAGGCTAGTGGATTCCTAAATGAACTCACTGCCTTCAgcactttttcttctctcaaacctctaaaaaacaaagaagagtGTTTTGTTACTCCCTGTTCTTATGTCTGATTTGAAAAGGAGCAGTTTAAAAGGCCAGTTGGTAAAAGTCTTGGCAGCACTCAAATTGCAGTCTGGCCTAAAGTGAATCACCACCTTTTGAATCACAACTTTCACTTCCTTCATTGTCTGAATTTCTTAATCTTTCACCTCACATTGGTTTAGGTCTGTGGACAGGATAATGTCACCAAAGCAGAAATATCATACCATGGAGACAAGTCTAAGCAGGAGTTCTGGGGACTGGGCTAGAGTGGAGAAGTGGAGCAAGCCCCCTACAGATGGGAGCATGTTGAGGagagcagaagcagaggcaAAGAGCAGAATCTTCTGGGGAAAGGTTGGGACAGTTTGTTTGGACACTACTAATGGTTTTCAAAAGTTAGTTTTCCAAAGTGGGCTGAAGTCCTGCAAGGGAGCCCTCTTGGGTAAGTGTGAGTTGCAAGGACTGAAATGGATTTGAGTCAGTGTATTGAAAACCATAGAGTGAAATTCTAACTGATACTAGAGCCTGTCAAGAACATTGTACAACTCCCTACCAGATCTCAAAAATCCTGATAAGGTGTAGGATGTTGTAGGGCAGCTGCACCATCTCAGCATTAGACTTCCTTTTTTTGTCTATTTATAAAAGTTTGCCTTCTTGCCAGAGCATGCCTTGTCACGAGTTCTGTGTGATTTCATTgtcttttcagcttttaa encodes:
- the CPOX gene encoding oxygen-dependent coproporphyrinogen-III oxidase, mitochondrial isoform X2, which produces MAAAAARLFRGAARGPPALAFARPLGSAPPGPAGRGARRAALAAAGALGGLGLALGLWRRQAALAAAREDEEEKELRQRFMAPPVSGLRELRRRRRELRSRMELLIMETQAEVCRALAALDPGASFSVDSWERKEGGGGISCVLQDGEVFEKAGVNVSVVSGLLSEEAARQMRSRGKSLKAKDGKLPFCAMGVSSVIHPKNPHVPTMHFNYRYFEIEEADGTKQWWFGGGTDLTPTYLNEEDAVHFHKTLKEACDKHDLKLYPKYKKWCDDYFYIKHRGERRGIGGIFFDDMDSPSKEEVFQFVKSCAKAVVPCYIPIVKKHCHDSFTPEEKLWQQLRRGRYVEFNLLYDRGTKFGLLTPGSRIESILMSLPLTARWEYMHNPPESSKEAEILEVLRNPKDWVH
- the CPOX gene encoding oxygen-dependent coproporphyrinogen-III oxidase, mitochondrial isoform X3, with protein sequence MAAAAARLFRGAARGPPALAFARPLGSAPPGPAGRGARRAALAAAGALGGLGLALGLWRRQAALAAAREDEEEKELRQRFMAPPVSGLRELRRRRRELRSRMELLIMETQAEVCRALAALDPGASFSVDSWERKEGGGGISCVLQDGEVFEKAGVNVSVVSGLLSEEAARQMRSRGKSLKAKDGKLPFCAMGVSSVIHPKNPHVPTMHFNYRYFEIEEADGTKQWWFGGGTDLTPTYLNEEDAVHFHKTLKEACDKHDLKLYPKYKKWCDDYFYIKHRGERRGIGGIFFDDMDSPSKEEVFQFVKSCAKAVVPCYIPIVKKHCHDSFTPEEKLWQQLRRGRYVEFNLLYDRGTKFGLLTPGSRIESILMSLPLTARILIICLLVLSTAQH
- the CPOX gene encoding oxygen-dependent coproporphyrinogen-III oxidase, mitochondrial isoform X1 — protein: MAAAAARLFRGAARGPPALAFARPLGSAPPGPAGRGARRAALAAAGALGGLGLALGLWRRQAALAAAREDEEEKELRQRFMAPPVSGLRELRRRRRELRSRMELLIMETQAEVCRALAALDPGASFSVDSWERKEGGGGISCVLQDGEVFEKAGVNVSVVSGLLSEEAARQMRSRGKSLKAKDGKLPFCAMGVSSVIHPKNPHVPTMHFNYRYFEIEEADGTKQWWFGGGTDLTPTYLNEEDAVHFHKTLKEACDKHDLKLYPKYKKWCDDYFYIKHRGERRGIGGIFFDDMDSPSKEEVFQFVKSCAKAVVPCYIPIVKKHCHDSFTPEEKLWQQLRRGRYVEFNLLYDRGTKFGLLTPGSRIESILMSLPLTARLLLGMLCSTDPVMNSMKFTSDLPLLGKLPAVL